DNA sequence from the Bradyrhizobium sp. CIAT3101 genome:
GGGCGGCAGCCACACCAACGCGGTCGGCGCCGTCCACAATCCCTACAAGATGGGCTATTCGGCCGGTGGCTCGTCTTCCGGCAGCGGTGTCGTGGTCGCACTCGGCGAAGTCGACATGGCGATCGGTGGCGACCAGGGCGGCTCGATCCGCATGCCGTCCTCGTTCTGCGGCACCTACGGCATGAAGCCGACCTGGGGGCTCGTGCCCTATACCGGCATCATGCCGATCGAGATCTTCGTCGATCACACCGGCCCGATGACGGCGACCGTCGCCGACAACGCGCTGCTGCTCGAAGTGCTCGCCGGCGATGACGGTTACGATCCCCGCATCAAGGCACCGAAGGTCGAGGAATACACCAAGGCGCTCGGCCAGGGCGTCAAGGGCATGAAGATCGGCATCTTGAAAGAAGGCTTCGAGCAGGCGACTGCCGAGGCCGCCGTCAATGAAAGCGTGCGCGAAGCCGCGAAGCGTTTCAAGGATCTCGGCGCAACTGTCGAGACGGTCTCGATCCCGATGCATCTCGCCGGCCCCGCGATCTGGACGCCAATCGGCACCGAGGGCATGACCCAGACCATGATGTATGGCGACGGCTATGGCCTGTCGCGCGGCGACCTCTACTCGACCACGCTGATGGATTTCCATCGCGGCTGGCGCCGGCAGGCGGACTCGCTGTCCGAGACCACAAAGCTGTTCCTGCTGCTCGGCACCTACATCAACAACACCTTCGGTCCCCGTTACTACGGCAAGGCGCTCAACATCTCCCGCCGCCTCACTGCAGCCTACGACAAGGCCTTCAAGGATTACGACCTCCTGTTGCTGCCGACGACGCCGATGAAGGCGACCAAGCTGCCGGAGCCGACCGCCAGCCGCGAGGACTACGTCGCGCGTGCGCTCGAGATGATCTCGAACACCGCGCCGTTCGACATCACCCATCATCCCGCGATGTCACTGCCTTGCGGCATGGTCGACGGCCTGCCGGTCGGCCTGATGCTGGTCGGTCGCATGTTCGAGGAATCCACCATCTACCGCGCCGCCCATGCCTTCGAGCAGATCGGCGACTGGAAGAAGATGTGAGGGGCGCGCTGGTGCAAGTGGGGTGGATCGCAACGTATGGCTAACGCATTCGTCGCGGCGTTCGAGATTTTGAGCTTTGGCGCGATCATCGTCCTGATCGTGCTGGGGCTCGGGATCATCGCCAGCATGATGGGTATCTTCAACTTCGCGCAGGGCGAGTTCGTCCTGCTCGGGGCCTACATCACCTACCTCGCTTACGCCAAGGGCCTGCCGATCTGGGCCGGCATGGTTGCGGCGCCCTTTGTCGTCGGCGCACTCGGATTCGTGCTGGAGGC
Encoded proteins:
- a CDS encoding amidase, which codes for MTVVLPTPAQLRSVAEQCGLALTDDDVASFRGLMQGSIDAYNLVGAMPDEVPAVKYPRTPGYQPSAEENPRNAWYRKSTVKGASSGKLKGKTVALKDNIMLAGVPMMNGSTTLEGYVPDFDATIVTRMLDAGAEIAGKVHCESFCMSGGSHTNAVGAVHNPYKMGYSAGGSSSGSGVVVALGEVDMAIGGDQGGSIRMPSSFCGTYGMKPTWGLVPYTGIMPIEIFVDHTGPMTATVADNALLLEVLAGDDGYDPRIKAPKVEEYTKALGQGVKGMKIGILKEGFEQATAEAAVNESVREAAKRFKDLGATVETVSIPMHLAGPAIWTPIGTEGMTQTMMYGDGYGLSRGDLYSTTLMDFHRGWRRQADSLSETTKLFLLLGTYINNTFGPRYYGKALNISRRLTAAYDKAFKDYDLLLLPTTPMKATKLPEPTASREDYVARALEMISNTAPFDITHHPAMSLPCGMVDGLPVGLMLVGRMFEESTIYRAAHAFEQIGDWKKM